In one window of Serinus canaria isolate serCan28SL12 chromosome 18, serCan2020, whole genome shotgun sequence DNA:
- the ATAD5 gene encoding ATPase family AAA domain-containing protein 5, whose product MVGRVAVAAAAASPVLPGNDGDVQPCKKRREEDASAKTITRYFSPLAKPVDKVLSSPKSTNILDYFKKTSATENAAFPAGAGENKTLLDTDEKECKSSFKLSLKQKRKGKKGNLSNMPKEMKESENDFEIEISSDDSRVTTGLQQDSNDFIASCTLVDKKCAEELAEDNDQRKNFPNVIPSRKNAKNFNCATNGSKNMIKKSRKRKHKVNTNLSESSSLENQINETYKKETEEKTNTVAECDAANGDSSFEVRMDDGTSQVNNCIITVSFEDFLRSQGENNVEEDTKPAMDTSGTANEMDKSDNVSDPEKCEESQQLPLRTVTVLAQVHSIPPKLPPSNKEQKGSRKIASIFLKQRGRVGEKERSPALLDSEQTEQVTQKRKSNVVIEEEELELAVLETGGADSLRPKCTLEEKHQFMKAFRQPTADVTKSGVKKAPGKQKQAAAKSSKEKEGSEDVVPSNKGLESGIPEDYVDKCTHSKPKSNRTKPRTSSKVQKEGNRRKKASETKETDVSNTSNYTGEEDSGANVATVENTLDVIILSSPKVNELRRSLRQKKTKTLTNVTPKKPKARSASSADELSACPLETSTPKAHRQSCKKSNMYRAEVITVPFDGNSPIRMRFTRIRAATKSNKAEAVKNEESHSKNTKINSTSKNRSKAKQLIEKAKAIQQNRSKVSEDSAAPVRRSSRQRALAEKKKLEESDESVIILGSDVDSVTTTEQSVKEKKLRSLNDVLGKTSKTSKVAKNSNGKLGCPPSCLGKNAPNSAGEPIVIFDESSQDASENSQDGDPFRAKREFLMSGLPESLKRQIAKKAAVMEAYSLASSCFKTVVHVQQKDDCSPMWKLQSPSCPLLTKLRELSTEVTNITKITLSLGEFSTVNSKQTGNCSAPVLSGHRPAFPDAFKKDLLDEIVASNSQFPVRKYYSRFLKKQTQRLALENSTQESRDGTADLDVIEKHPDNWKETKRKRKETEDRKSKRRKQLECTETEMKSRVSRNLIPPISGEKQAETGQATHSGKNMTQKPDSVTEGSGCLSDPSACSGVEKEDMLWTEKYQPQDSSELVGNKKEIERLHSWLKEWKKRADLEEKRNQKREKEDKEQEDSLSSLDFKDNKSDIEEETTLCNTVLITGPPGVGKTAAVYACAQELGFKIFEVNASCQRSGRQILSQLKEATQSHQVDKKGVNAHKPCFFNSCSTTKSPKKMCSPKKVISPRKPPLSPKGAGLKQSLPSKTLANYFKISAKRKGVDGEATSEVKNGGNTLNSLEVKKDTQIMSINKEEGGEHNRKSATSLILFEEVDIIFDEDAGFLSAIKTFMATAKRPVILTTNDPTFSLMFDGYFEEINFKTPSLINSVSYLQALCLAENLRTDVKDLAALVTTNNCDIRQSVLYLQFWVRSGGGCLKEKHLALHGEEETRKADNVIHPAKSKDSKVDFSQADDSHLQEFPKCDTGCVETLLGLKNILLPSEDLLTFFKHKITSMEEWNKLMQLLTEFQMKHVDFVYSNLELILPLPVQVLSNQSEDSKSVLERTTVVSSKDRSTKSSCSRKSSPGKRSKKTKAQKRLEILDDSDLFDSELNYSAEFITLPSDSPKSCVEMNKKESKLLVHKEQKEVKTKTSVNKRRTAVVFQCLNSLTEFVENMSFLDCCVNTNTREPLEFSKSEEFHWTNAKIRNGLCDEFSIENTDWWSSQSCSEIKAAIEALSFTTSSVNISQNLESFLTTSKTPESDQLNGLTLPVSNTRNCISFSQAADSSTHKKAQKRLAVIKTVFSRSPLNLGNKQASTLEYLPTLRSICRSEKLKEQGKTKRRFLHYLEGIHLEIPRQTINGLSLDFP is encoded by the exons ATGGTGGGCAGGGTCGCCGTGGCCGCGGCGGCCGCCTCCCCCGTCCTCCCCGGGAACGACGGCGACGTTCAG CCATGCAAGAAGCGACGAGAGGAAGATGCTTCTGCAAAAACAATCACAAGGTATTTTTCACCATTAGCAAAACCAGTGGACAAAGTATTGTCATCACCAAAATCCACCAATATCttggattattttaaaaagacatctGCAACTGAGAatgctgcattcccagcaggagctggagaaaataaaacactgttGGACACTGATGAAAAAGAGTGTAAATCATCTTTCAAGCTATCtttaaagcagaagagaaaagggaagaaaggtaATTTAAGTAATATGCcgaaagaaatgaaagaatctGAGAATGACTTTGAAATAGAAATTAGTAGTGATGACAGCAGAGTAACTACAGGACTGCAACAGGACAGTAATGACTTTATTGCTTCTTGTACTCTAGTGGACAAAAAATGTGCAGAAGAATTAGCAGAAGATAACGATCAAAGAAAGAACTTCCCAAATGTTATCCCCtccagaaaaaatgcaaaaaacttTAATTGTGCAACAAATGGATCaaaaaatatgattaaaaaatcaagaaaaaggAAGCATAAAGTAAATACTAATTTGTCTGAAAGCTCTTCATTGGAAAACCAGATTAATGAAACATATAAAAAGGAAACTGAAGAGAAGACAAATACAGTAGCAGAGTGTGATGCTGCTAATGGTGATTCCAGTTTTGAGGTTCGTATGGATGATGGGACATCCCAGGTAAATAACTGTATAATAACAGTGTCATTTGAGGACTTCTTGAGAAGTCAGGGAGAAAATAATGTTGAAGAAGACACAAAGCCAGCAATGGACACTTCTGGTACTGCAAATGAAATGGACAAAAGTGATAATGTTAGTGACCCAGAAAAGTGTGAGGAATCCCAGCAGTTGCCTCTCAGAACAGTGACTGTCCTTGCACAAGTTCATTCCATTCCTCCCAAATTACCTCCCTCAAACAAGGAGCAGAAAGGCTCTAGGAAAATAGCTTCCATTTTTTTGAAGCAGAGAGGACGTgtaggggaaaaagaaaggagccCAGCCCTCTTGGACAGTGAGCAAACCGAACAGGTgactcagaaaagaaaatccaacGTCGTTATTGAGGAAGAAGAATTGGAGCTGGCTGTCCTGGAGACTGGAGGGGCAGATTCTCTGAGGCCAAAATGTACTCTGGAAGAAAAGCATCAGTTTATGAAAGCTTTTAGACAACCAACAGCAGATGTAACAAAAAGTGGAGTTAAAAAGgcacctggaaaacaaaagcaagctGCTGCAAAGtcctcaaaagaaaaagaaggatcTGAAGATGTCGTTCCTTCAAATAAAGGATTAGAAAGTGGGATACCAGAAGATTATGTGGACAAATGTACTCATTCTAAACCTAAAAGCAATAGAACTAAACCCAGAACATCTAGCAAGGTTCAGAAAGAAGGGAACAGACGAAAGAAGGCTTCAGAAACTAAGGAAACTGATGTCTCAAACACCAGCAATTATACTGGAGAAGAGGATTCAGGTGCTAATGTTGCTACTGTGGAAAACACCTTAGATGTAATAATTTTATCAAGTCCAAAAGTGAATGAGTTAAGGAGAAGTTTAAggcagaagaaaaccaaaacattaaCCAATGTTACACCTAAAAAGCCCAAGGCTAGAAGTGCCAGTTCTGCAGATGAATTAAGTGCCTGCCCATTAGAGACTTCCACTCCAAAAGCACACAGACAATCCTGCAAGAAAAGCAACATGTACAGAGCTGAGGTGATTACTGTGCCCTTTGATGGAAACAGCCCAATAAG AATGAGGTTTACACGTATCAGAGCAGCTACAAAATCAAATAAAGCTGAAGCAGTGAAAAATGAAGAGTCTCACTCCAAAAACACAAAG ATAAACTCCACTTCTAAAAACAGATctaaagcaaagcagctgatTGAAAAAGCAAAGGCTATACAGCAAAACAGGTCAAAAGTGAGTGAAgactcagcagctcctgtgagGCGCTCGTCTCGACAGCGAGCTCTTGCTGAGAAGAAGAAGTTAGAAGAAAGTGAT GAATCAGTAATAATTCTAGGTTCAGACGTGGATAGTGTCACTACTACAGAGCAGAgtgtgaaggaaaagaaacttcGGAGCTTAAATGATGTTTTGGGAAAGACGTCTAAAACCTCGAAGGTTGCAAAGAACTCCAATG gGAAACTGGGATGTCCACCTTCCTGCCTAGGCAAAAATGCTCCAAACTCTGCAGGTGAACCAATTGTGATCTTTGATGAAAGCAG CCAAGATGCATCTGAAAATTCTCAAGATGGTGATCCATTCAGAGCAAAACGTGAATTCCTAATGAGTGGATTGCCAGAGTCACTGAAAAGGCAGATTGCAAAGAAGGCAGCAGTAATGGAAGCATACTCTCTTGCAAGTTCCTGTTTTAAGACTGTTGTCCATGTACAGCAGAAGGATGACT GTTCTCCAATGTGGAAATTGCAATCACCATCATGTCCTCTATTAACTAAGCTGAGGGAACTGAGTACTGAAGTCACCAACATCACAAAAATCACTCTCTCACTTGGTGAATTTTCCACTGTGAATTCAAAACAAACTGGAAATTGTTCTGCACCTGTG CTTTCAGGCCACCGACCAGCTTTTCCTGATGCATTCAAGAAGGATTTGCTGGATGAGATTGTGGCTTCTAATTCTCAGTTTCCAGTGAGAAAATACTACTCCAGGTTcctgaaaaagcaaacacagcgGTTGGCTTTGGAAAACAGTACACAAG aaagcAGAGATGGCACTGCAGATCTTGATGTAATTGAGAAACATCCTGACAAttggaaggaaacaaagaggaaaaggaaagaaacagaagaccgcaaatcaaaaagaagaaaacaacttgAATGTacagaaactgaaatgaaatcaaGAGTTTCCAGGAACCTTATTCCTCCCATATCTGGAGAAAAACAGGCAGAGACAGGACAAGCCACACACTCGGGAAAAAACATGACCCAGAAACCAGATAGTGTGACAGAAGGCAGTGGTTGCTTATCAGATCCAAGTGCATGTTCAG gtGTGGAAAAGGAAGACATGCTCTGGACAGAAAAATATCAGCCTCAGGATTCCAGTGAACTTGTAGGgaacaagaaagaaattgaaaggCTACACAG TTGGttaaaagaatggaaaaagagagctgatttggaagaaaaacgaaatcagaaaagggaaaaggaggacaAAGAGCAAGAAG ATTCTTTAAGCAGCCTTGACTTTAAAGATAATAAATCTGATATTGAGGAAGAGACAACTCTTTGCAATACGGTTCTGATAACTGGCCCACCAGGAGTGGggaaaactgctgcagtgtaTGCTTGTGCTCAGGAGCTTGGGTTTAAG ATATTTGAAGTCAATGCCTCTTGCCAGCGTAGTGGGAGACAGATTTTGTCTCAGCTGAAAGAAGCTACTCAGTCTCATCAAGTGGACAAAAAAGGTGTGAATGCACACAAGCCTTGCTTTTTTAACAGTTGTAGCACTACCAAGTCACCAA AAAAAATGTGTTCTCCAAAGAAAGTTATTTCTCCAAGAAAACCGCCACTGTCACCCAAAGGAGCAGGATTAAAACAAAGCTTGCCCTCTAAAACACTCGCAAACTACTTCAAAATTTCTGCCAAACGTAAAGGTGTTGATGGAGAAGCAACATCTGAAGTAAAAAATGGAG GAAATACTTTGAATTCACTGGAAGTAAAGAAAGATACTCAAATTATGTCAATAAAtaaagaagaaggaggagaacaCAACAGGAAAAGTGCAACGTCTCTCATTCTTTTTGAAGAG GTGGATATAATATTTGATGAAGATGCAGGATTTCTAAGTGCAATAAAGACATTCATGGCAACTGCAAAGAGACCTGTGATTCTTACCACCAATG ATCCAACATTCAGCTTAATGTTTGATGGCTATTTTGAAGAGATCAACTTTAAAACCCCTTCCTTG ATAAACTCTGTGAGCTACCTCCAagctctgtgcctggctgagAACCTACGGACAGATGTGAAAGACTTGGCTGCTCTCGTGACCACAAATAACTGTGATATCAGGCAAAGTGTCCTGTACTTACAGTTTTGGGTTAGAAGTGGAGGTGGATGCTTGAAAGAGAAGCACTTGGCACTTCATG GAGAAGAAGAGACAAGGAAGGCAGATAATGTCATTCATCCTGCAAAGTCTAAGGATTCCAAGGTGGATTTTTCTCAAGCTGATGATTCTCATCTTCAGGAGTTTCCAAAATGTGATACAGGCTGTGTAGAAACGTTGCTTGGCCTTAAGAACATCCTCTTGCCTTCAGAAGATTTGCTTAcattttttaag caCAAAATCACAAGTATGGAGGAATGGAATAAATTGatgcagcttctcacagaattCCAGATGAAGCACGTGGATTTTGTATATAGTAATCTTGAACTTATTCTTCCCTTACCAGTGCAAGTTCTGTCAAACCAGTCTGAAGACTCAAAGTCTGTACTTGAAAGGACTACTGTAGTTTCTTCAAAAGACAGATCTACTAAGAGTTCTTGCTCTAGAAAGAGTAGCCCTGGGAAAAGGTCTAAAAAGACAAAAGCTCAGAAAAGGCTTGAGATATTGGATGATAGTGACTTATTTGATTCTGAGCTGAACTATTCAGCTGAATTCATAACTTTGCCATCAGACAGTCCTAAATCATGTgttgaaatgaataaaaaggaATCAAAATTGTTGGTGcataaagaacaaaaagaagttaaaacTAAAACCTCAGTAAACAAAAGAAGGACTGCAGTTGTTTTTCAGTGTCTAAATTCGCTGACTGAGTTTGTGGAAAACATGTCCTTCCTGGATTGCTGTGTAAACACTAACACCAGGGAACCACTGGAGTTTTCTAAAAGTGAAGAATTTCATTGGACAAATGCCAAAATCAGAAACGGTCTTTGTGATGAGTTCAGTATAGAAAATACTGATTGGTGGAGTTCCCAGAGCTGTAGTGAAATAAAGGCAGCTATTGAAGCACTCAGCTTCACTACAAGTTCTGTTAATATTTCACAAAATTTGGAATCCTTTTTAACTACCAGTAAAACACCTGAAAGTGATCAGCTGAATGGGCTTACTCTGCCTGTCTCAAACACAAGGAATTGCATATCCTTCAGTCAGGCAGCTGATTCAAG CACTCacaaaaaagcacagaagaggCTGGCTGTCatcaaaactgtattttccagAAGTCCTTTAAACCTGGGCAATAAGCAAGCCAGTACCCTGGAATACCTCCCCACTCTCCGCAGTATCTGTAGGTCTGAGAAGCTTAAAGAGCAAGGGAAGACTAAAAGAAG gtTCTTGCATTATCTCGAAGGGATTCATCTTGAAATACCCAGACAAACGATAAATGGTCTGTCTTTGGACTTCCCTTAA